A single genomic interval of Calypte anna isolate BGI_N300 chromosome 3, bCalAnn1_v1.p, whole genome shotgun sequence harbors:
- the THBD gene encoding thrombomodulin: MRRLLLPLLLLLGLGPEGQPQPLPPSGAQCLEHDCFGIFWGSHPFAEASAECERGGGHLMTVRSTVAEDAIALLVQNRSGRLWLGLRLPQPCTDPAQRLRGFQWVTGDGRTDYANWEPSTGRRRCGDRCVTVSRELRWEEQKCEEPADGFLCEYNYGGSCPRLPPVEGLLVTYTTPFGALGGDFLALPPGSLARIPSMGLELRCSEGGDGGGLRWSRDHPPGGAWPCRLANGGCEGTCEQEEEGGQPRCSCPDGKVLAPDGRGCGSPCAGAPCQHHCVVAGSGFICMCEAGYRLAADGSSCEDVDDCALEPGLCEQLCVNTEGAFECRCHSGYEMLEGRCRPVSPCYRAPCEQHCEEVPEGGGYLCGCFPGYAVDPRDPSRCLLHCNSSQCQAQCDPFTLSCECPDGFVLDEDQRVCVDLDECDMNYCPQNCTNHPGGYQCHCQDGYYLHNQNHCVEIPLIDEDGESSGDFGPQSPVPTRTPPAKVEPLHPGVLVGITLGALCTALALLALGYCLAKRCCSPPATMDYKCSSPHEKEMGLHPVSSSCATSGQKL; this comes from the coding sequence ATGCGGCGGCTTctgctgccgctgctgctgctgctggggctggggccgGAGGGGCAACCGCAGCCCCTGCCCCCCTCGGGCGCCCAGTGCTTGGAGCACGATTGCTTCGGCATCTTTTGGGGGTCCCATCCCTTCGCGGAGGCCAGCGCGGAGTGCGAAAGGGGCGGCGGGCACTTGATGACCGTCCGCTCGACGGTGGCGGAGGATGCCATCGCCCTGCTGGTGCAGAACCGCAGCGGGCGACTGTGGCTCGGGCTACGcttgccccagccctgcacGGACCCGGCTCAGCGCCTGCGGGGCTTCCAGTGGGTGACGGGAGACGGCCGCACCGACTACGCCAACTGGGAACCTTCGACGGGGCGGCGGAGGTGCGGGGACAGGTGCGTGACGGTGTCCCGGGAGCTGCgctgggaagagcagaagtGCGAGGAGCCGGCCGACGGGTTCCTGTGCGAGTACAACTACGGGGGCAGCTGCCCGCGCCTGCCCCCCGTCGAGGGGCTGCTCGTCACCTACACCACCCCCTTCGGCGCCCTCGGCGGGGACTTTCTGGCTCTTCCCCCCGGCAGCCTCGCCCGGATCCCAAGCATGGGGCTGGAGCTGCGCTGCTCCGAAGGAGGGGACGGCGGGGGGCTGCGATGGAGCCGCGACCACCCCCCGGGGGGGGCCTGGCCCTGCCGCTTGGCTAACGGCGGCTGCGAAGGGACCTGcgagcaggaggaggagggcgggCAGCCGCGCTGCTCTTGCCCCGATGGCAAGGTGCTGGCCCCCGACGGCCGCGGCTGCGGCTCGCCCTGCGCCGGAGCCCCCTGCCAGCATCACTGCGTGGTGGCCGGCAGCGGCTTCATCTGCATGTGCGAGGCGGGGTACCGGCTGGCGGCCGACGGCAGCAGCTGCGAGGACGTCGACGACTGCGCCCTGGAGCCCGGGCTGTGCGAGCAGCTCTGCGTCAACACCGAGGGGGCCTTCGAGTGCCGCTGTCACAGCGGCTACGAGATGCTGGAGGGTCGCTGCCGGCCCGTCTCCCCCTGCTACCGAGCCCCCTGCGAGCAGCACTGCGAGGAGGTGCCCGAGGGGGGTGGGTACCTCTGCGGGTGCTTCCCCGGCTACGCCGTGGACCCTCGGGACCCCAGCCGGTGCCTCCTGCACTGCAACAGCAGCCAGTGCCAGGCCCAGTGTGACCCGTTCACCCTCTCCTGCGAGTGCCCCGACGGCTTCGTGCTGGATGAGGACCAGAGGGTCTGCGTGGACCTCGATGAGTGTGACATGAACTACTGCCCCCAGAACTGCACCAACCACCCCGGGGGCTACCAGTGCCACTGTCAGGACGGCTACTATCTCCACAACCAGAACCACTGTGTGGAAATCCCACTGATCGATGAGGACGGGGAGTCCTCAGGGGATTTCGGGCCCCAGAGTCCCGTCCCCACCAGGACCCCCCCAGCCAAGGTGGAGCCCCTCCACCCCGGTGTGCTGGTAGGCATCACTTTGGGTGCTCTCTGCActgccctggccctgctggcccTGGGCTACTGCCTGGCAaagaggtgctgcagcccccccGCCACCATGGATTACAAGTGCAGCAGCCCCCACGAGAAGGAGATGGGACTTCATCCAGtcagctccagctgtgccaCCTCTGGCCAGAAACTGTAG